The following proteins are co-located in the Triticum aestivum cultivar Chinese Spring chromosome 1A, IWGSC CS RefSeq v2.1, whole genome shotgun sequence genome:
- the LOC542924 gene encoding pyruvate, phosphate dikinase 1, chloroplastic produces MAPAQCARVQRVFHFGKGKSEGNKAMKDLLGGKGANLAEMASIGLSVPPGFTVSTEACQQYQAAGRALPPGLWEETLEGLRWVEEYMGARLGDPARPLLLSVRSGAAVSMPGMMDTVLNLGLNDEVAAGLAAKSGDRFAYDSYRRFLDMFGNVVMDIPHALFEEKLEAMKATKGVDNDTDLIANDLRELVGQYKNVYVEAKGEQFPSDPKRQLQLAVLAVFDSWDSPRANKYRSINQITGLRGTAVNVQCMVFGNMGNTSGTGVLFTRNPSTGEKKLYGEFLVNAQGEDVVAGIRTPEDLDAMRDHMPEAYAELVENCDILESHYKEMMDIEFTVQENRLWMLQCRSGKRTGTGAVKIAVDMVNEALVDRNTAIKMVEPGHLDQLLHPQFANPEAASYKGKVITTGLPASPGAAVGQIVFTAEDAEAWHAQGKSAILVRIETSPEDVGGMHAAAGILTARGGMTSHAAVVARGWGKCCVSGCSSIRVNETEKVVAIEDKMLYEGDWISLNGSTGEVILGKQPLSPPALSADLETFMSWVDEVRQLKVMANADTPGDALAARKNGAEGIGLCRTEHMFFASDERIKAVRQMIMAPTVELRQKALDRLLPYQRSDFEGIFRAMDGLPVTIRLLDPPLHEFLPEGHVEDIVRELCAESGAAEDDVLARMEKLSEVNPMLGFRGCRLGISYPELTEMQARAIFEAAISMTNQGIQVFPEIMVPLVGTPQELEHQVALIRQIANNVFTNMGKTIDYKAGTMIEIPRAALVADEIAEQAEFFSFGTNDLTQMTFGYSRDDVGKFLPFYLAQGILQHDPFEVLDQRGVGELVKIATERGRKARPNLKVGICGEHGGEPSSVAFFAKAGLDYVSCSPFRVPIARLAAAQVLV; encoded by the exons ATGGCTCCTGCTCAATGCGCGCGCGTGCAGAGGGTGTTCCACTTCGGCAAGGGCAAGAGCGAGGGCAACAAGGCCATGAAGGACCTG CtgggcgggaagggcgccaactTGGCGGAGATGGCGAGCATCGGGCTGTCGGTGCCGCCGGGGTTCACGGTGTCGACGGAGGCGTGCCAGCAGTACCAGGCGGCGGGGAGGGCGCTGCCGCCGGGGCTGTGGGAGGAGACCCTGGAGGGCCTGCGCTGGGTGGAGGAGTACATGGGCGCGCGACTCGGCGACCCGGCGCGGCCGCTGCTCCTCTCCGTCCGCTCCGGCGCCGCGGTGTCCATGCCCGGGATGATGGACACGGTGCTCAATCTGGGGCTCAACGACGAGGTGGCCGCCGGGCTGGCGGCCAAGAGCGGCGACCGCTTCGCCTACGACTCGTACCGCCGCTTCCTCGACATGTTCGGCAACGTC GTCATGGACATTCCCCATGCGCTTTTCGAAGAGAAGCTCGAAGCCATGAAAGCAACCAAGGGGGTGGACAACGACACCGACCTCATTGCCAATGACCTCAGGGAGCTAGTGGGTCAGTACAAGAACGTCTACGTTGAAGCCAAAGGAGAACAATTTCCCTCAG ACCCCAAGAGGCAATTGCAGTTAGCGGTGTTGGCCGTGTTCGACTCATGGGACAGTCCGAGAGCGAACAAGTATAGAAGCATTAATCAGATCACCGGACTTAGGGGCACCGCCGTAAACGTGCAGTGCATGGTGTTTGGCAACATGGGGAACACCTCCGGCACTGGTGTCCTCTTCACTAGGAACCCTAGCACCGGGGAGAAGAAGCTTTATGGCGAGTTCCTAGTCAATGCTCAG GGTGAGGATGTGGTTGCTGGAATCAGAACCCCGGAGGATCTTGATGCCATGAGGGATCACATGCCGGAGGCCTATGCAGAGCTTGTTGAAAACTGTGACATACTGGAGAGCCACTATAAGGAAATGATG GATATTGAATTTACAGTTCAAGAAAATAGGCTCTGGATGCTACAATGCAGATCCGGAAAGCGTACTGGCACAGGAGCTGTGAAGATTGCTGTAGACATGGTTAATGAGGCTCTTGTTGATCGCAATACAGCGATTAAGATGGTAGAACCAGGCCACTTGGACCAGCTTCTTCATCCACAG TTTGCGAACCCCGAGGCTGCTTCATACAAAGGCAAAGTTATTACTACAGGCTTACCAGCATCACCTGGGGCTGCTGTGGGACAAATTGTATTTACTGCGGAGGATGCTGAAGCATGGCATGCCCAAGGGAAATCTGCTATTCTG GTGAGGATAGAGACCAGCCCAGAAGATGTTGGTGGCATGCATGCAGCCGCTGGAATTCTTACAGCAAGAGGTGGTATGACTTCTCATGCTGCCGTTGTAGCACGTGGTTGGGGAAAATGCTGTGTGTCAGGGTGCTCAAGCATCCGTGTAAATGAAACTGAAAAG GTGGTAGCTATTGAAGACAAGATGCTCTATGAAGGTGACTGGATATCACTCAATGGATCAACTGGTGAAGTGATCCTTGGCAAGCAGCCACTTTCCCCACCAGCCCTTAGTGCTGACTTGGAAACTTTCATGTCCTGGGTTGATGAAGTTAGGCAGCTCAAG GTTATGGCTAATGCAGATACCCCCGGGGATGCATTGGCAGCAAGGAAAAATGGGGCAGAAGGAATTGGACTCTGTCGGACAGAACACATG TTCTTTGCTTCTGATGAGAGGATTAAGGCTGTGAGGCAGATGATAATGGCTCCAACTGTCGAACTGAGGCAGAAAGCACTAGATCGTCTTCTGCCTTACCAGAGGTCCGACTTTGAAGGCATTTTCCGTGCCATGGATG GGCTCCCGGTGACTATCCGGCTGTTGGACCCTCCACTTCATGAGTTCCTTCCAGAAGGGCATGTGGAGGATATTGTGCGTGAGCTATGTGCTGAAAGTGGAGCCGCTGAGGATGATGTCCTTGCAAGAATGGAGAAACTTTCAGAAGTAAATCCAATGCTTGGTTTCCGTGGTTGCAG GCTTGGTATTTCGTATCCTGAATTAACAGAAATGCAAGCCCGGGCCATCTTTGAAGCTGCTATATCCATGACCAACCAGGGTATTCAAGTATTTCCAGAGATAATGGTTCCTCTTGTTGGAACACCTCAG GAATTGGAACATCAGGTGGCTCTTATCCGCCAAATTGCTAACAATGTTTTCACCAATATGGGGAAAACCATTGATTACAAAGCTGGGACTATGATTGAAATTCCCAGGGCTGCTCTAGTGGCAGATGAG ATAGCAGAGCAGGCTGAGTTCTTCTCTTTCGGAACAAACGACCTCACGCAGATGACATTTGGTTACAGTAGGGATGATGTGGGGAAGTTCCTCCCCTTCTATCTGGCCCAGGGTATCCTCCAGCATGACCCATTTGAG GTGCTTGATCAGAGAGGAGTGGGGGAGCTAGTAAAGATTGCTACAGagaggggtcgcaaagcgaggccTAACTTGAAG GTGGGCATCTGCGGTGAACATGGCGGAGAGCCATCTTCAGTTGCTTTTTTCGCAAAGGCTGGGCTGGATTATGTTTCATGCTCCCCGTTCAG GGTCCCGATTGCCAGGCTAGCTGCAGCCCAGGTCCTTGTCTGA